A genomic segment from Nicotiana tabacum cultivar K326 chromosome 7, ASM71507v2, whole genome shotgun sequence encodes:
- the LOC107820354 gene encoding uncharacterized protein LOC107820354 isoform X1, whose product MAVQSDVPVADNTGRPAGVDNPSLSTVVVTSSAPFSSVVGRVPPSAAERGKSVVVDEYESESDVDPDDVWMFEEDITHSMVRAGGAARMIEIPFDLNLLVQGDNLVPQLSLLCSEAVNGSLRNIPNAEVRDEVAVMGLRTYLLEMENIRRANIRSRIFLQMLGKYRRYRNRCRELHERLRTDPRNRALGEELERRDRELMQTIRTKSELEDQLRLKDEELELGKGVAAECEHLQGQLRETQLEVDRRRGQFEEASAEWRRKLSAMAGRVADLERIERAWSEALSRAATLEETIRVLQSQFDRQSDEMSKIGSKRSETCSSIKDKKGVKPANTR is encoded by the exons ATGGCGGTTCAATCTGACGTTCCTGTTGCGGATAATACGGGACGTCCTGCTGGAGTTGATAACCCATCCCTTAGCACTGTCGTGGTGACCTCAAGCGCGCCTTTTTCATCTGTGGTGGGTCGTGTTCCCCCCTCGGCGGCTGAGAGAGGGAAGAGTGTAGTGGTTGATGAATACGAGTCTGAATCCGACGTGGACCCTGATGATGTTTGGATGTTTGAGGAGGACATTACCCACTCAATGGTACGTGCGGGAGGGGCGGCCCGTATGATCGAGATTCCCTTCGATTTGAACCTTTTGGTGCAGGGGGACAACTTGGTGCCGCAACTCAGCCTGCTGTGTTCGGAGGCCGTGAATGGGTCTCTGCGGAACATCCCAAACGCCGAAGTGAGGGATGAAGTGGCTGTGATGGGTTTGCGG aCGTACCTGTTGGAGATGGAGAACATCCGTAGGGCCAATATCAGGTCGAGGATCTTTTTGCAGATGTTGGGGAAGTACCGTCGCTACCGCAATAGGTGCCGCGAGTTGCACGAGAGGTTGAGGACGGACCCTCGCAATCGAGCTCTAGGCGAGGAACTGGAGAGGAGGGATCGCGAGCTAATGCAGACGATCCGCACTAAGAGCGAGCTTGAAGATCAACTTCGCCTTAAGGACGAGGAGCTCGAGCTGGGAAAGGGGGTTGCCGCCGAATGCGAGCACTTGCAGGGCCAGCTGAGGGAGACACAGTTGGAGGTGGATCGGCGTCGGGGCCAGTTCGAGGAGGCGAGCGCCGAATGGAGGAGGAAGCTTTCTGCGATGGCGGGCAGGGTCGCCGACTTGGAGCGTATTGAGAGAGCTTGGTCTGAGGCCTTATCGAGGGCAGCGACTCTGGAAGAGACTATCCGTGTACTCCAGTCCCA gtttgatcgacaaagtgacgaaatgtcgaagatcggctcaaaaagaagtgaaacctgctcaagtatcaaagataaaaaaggagtgaaaccggCGAATACGAGATAA
- the LOC107820354 gene encoding uncharacterized protein LOC107820354 isoform X2, with translation MAVQSDVPVADNTGRPAGVDNPSLSTVVVTSSAPFSSVVGRVPPSAAERGKSVVVDEYESESDVDPDDVWMFEEDITHSMVRAGGAARMIEIPFDLNLLVQGDNLVPQLSLLCSEAVNGSLRNIPNAEVRDEVAVMGLRTYLLEMENIRRANIRSRIFLQMLGKYRRYRNRCRELHERLRTDPRNRALGEELERRDRELMQTIRTKSELEDQLRLKDEELELGKGVAAECEHLQGQLRETQLEVDRRRGQFEEASAEWRRKLSAMAGRVADLERIERAWSEALSRAATLEETIRVLQSQ, from the exons ATGGCGGTTCAATCTGACGTTCCTGTTGCGGATAATACGGGACGTCCTGCTGGAGTTGATAACCCATCCCTTAGCACTGTCGTGGTGACCTCAAGCGCGCCTTTTTCATCTGTGGTGGGTCGTGTTCCCCCCTCGGCGGCTGAGAGAGGGAAGAGTGTAGTGGTTGATGAATACGAGTCTGAATCCGACGTGGACCCTGATGATGTTTGGATGTTTGAGGAGGACATTACCCACTCAATGGTACGTGCGGGAGGGGCGGCCCGTATGATCGAGATTCCCTTCGATTTGAACCTTTTGGTGCAGGGGGACAACTTGGTGCCGCAACTCAGCCTGCTGTGTTCGGAGGCCGTGAATGGGTCTCTGCGGAACATCCCAAACGCCGAAGTGAGGGATGAAGTGGCTGTGATGGGTTTGCGG aCGTACCTGTTGGAGATGGAGAACATCCGTAGGGCCAATATCAGGTCGAGGATCTTTTTGCAGATGTTGGGGAAGTACCGTCGCTACCGCAATAGGTGCCGCGAGTTGCACGAGAGGTTGAGGACGGACCCTCGCAATCGAGCTCTAGGCGAGGAACTGGAGAGGAGGGATCGCGAGCTAATGCAGACGATCCGCACTAAGAGCGAGCTTGAAGATCAACTTCGCCTTAAGGACGAGGAGCTCGAGCTGGGAAAGGGGGTTGCCGCCGAATGCGAGCACTTGCAGGGCCAGCTGAGGGAGACACAGTTGGAGGTGGATCGGCGTCGGGGCCAGTTCGAGGAGGCGAGCGCCGAATGGAGGAGGAAGCTTTCTGCGATGGCGGGCAGGGTCGCCGACTTGGAGCGTATTGAGAGAGCTTGGTCTGAGGCCTTATCGAGGGCAGCGACTCTGGAAGAGACTATCCGTGTACTCCAGTCCCAGTAA
- the LOC107820345 gene encoding E3 ubiquitin-protein ligase SINAT5, with protein sequence MEYDSIECVSSSDGIIDEDEIPQHINIIRSQFKTAHNNNNSTSILCDGNSNKGGIAINPATSVHELLECPVCTNSMYPPIHQCHNGHTICSTCKARVHNRCPTCRQELGDIRCLALEKVAESLELPCKYGSLGCPEIFPYYSKLKHESACNFRPYNCPYAGSECAVVGDIPYLVTHLKDDHKVDMHSGCTFNHRYVKSNPREVENATWMLTVFNCFGQYFCLHFEAFQLGMAPVYMAFLRFMGDETEARNYSYSLEVGGNGRKLIWEGTPRSIRDSHRKVRDSHDGLLIQRNMALFFSGGDRKELKLRVTGRIWKEQQNPEEGTCIPNLCS encoded by the exons ATGGAGTATGATAGCATTGAATGTGTATCATCTTCAGATGGTATTATAGATGAAGATGAGATTCCTCAACACATAAATATAATTCGTTCTCAGTTCAAGACGGCCCACAATAACAACAATAGCACCAGCATATTATGTGATGGGAATAGCAATAAAGGGGGAATTGCTATAAATCCAGCTACTAGCGTTCATGAGCTTCTTGAATGCCCTGTTTGTACCAATTCTATGTACCCTCCCATCCATCAG TGTCACAATGGGCACACTATCTGTTCAACGTGTAAAGCGAGAGTACACAACCGATGTCCCACTTGTAGACAGGAGCTTGGCGATATCAGATGTTTAGCACTAGAAAAGGTGGCTGAATCACTTGAGCTGCCTTGCAAATATGGCTCTCTTGGATGTCCTGAGATATTTCCTTATTACAGTAAGCTGAAACATGAGTCAGCGTGTAATTTTAGACCATACAACTGCCCGTATGCTGGGTCGGAGTGTGCAGTTGTTGGTGATATTCCTTATTTGGTTACTCATTTGAAGGATGATCACAAGGTAGACATGCACTCTGGATGCACTTTTAACCATCGCTATGTCAAATCTAATCCTCGGGAAGTGGAAAATGCCACGTGGATGTTAACT GTTTTCAATTGTTTTGGTCAGTACTTCTGTCTCCATTTTGAAGCATTTCAGCTTGGAATGGCACCCGTATACATGGCATTCCTTCGGTTTATGGGAGACGAGACAGAGGCACGAAACTACAGCTACAGCCTGGAAGTAGGGGGAAATGGAAGGAAGCTTATCTGGGAAGGTACACCCCGAAGTATAAGAGACAGTCATAGGAAAGTTAGGGATAGCCATGACGGGCTCCTAATACAACGTAACATGGCCCTATTCTTCTCCGGTGGGGACAGAAAGGAGCTCAAGCTACGGGTGACTGGAAGAATATGGAAGGAACAACAGAATCCAGAAGAAGGAACATGCATTCCCAACCTCTGTAGCTAA
- the LOC107820364 gene encoding UV-stimulated scaffold protein A homolog has translation MKLVTPMEEETEKMVVAGLIDKATNSTRPEVDPRLLKAIKSVVRSSDSELRLAAHTLMSLMKRDHSQVRYLALLIIDELFMRSKLFRTIVVENLDQLLTLSVGFRRTLPLPPPASVASVLRTKAIEFLEKWNSSFGIHYRQLRLGYDYLKNTLRFQFPNLQANAARLQQERREREMRTKEILLKKFETLKENLTSIKDEIQLTVDEIGECLNILSTKDEEDILLPPLDDEEIVEFRNSELRQIRLDSLKEGEKIKEDSENKIVFDALRELFKILVTKHMVTVQEWISVLIRVETTDTRFRDSTLKDLIDIHNHLKSVKKKCEESGCTLPKSRSAEEEDIWEEGNVEAENGKLHKVPDQVGDCSLGLNFSGMRVEAPECSNLNVRGNDKLQVANGGNETDTSRGKLLAEAPVMSWGSFLDDWGSRSSSDVLANQRGLDLDGHWGRVDSDAVIPAEKIAELKVHATVYREDPIEIQPCRAPLRNGGLCQRRDLKICPFHGPIIPRDDEGNPIDTGPSTEDQAAESEQQEPINRCSSVEEKLHDLDDKLVEKLAKQAVKNVRQRDKEDTKKREHEKQILKRAKLAKVREHNQEVLRDAALASTSRSLYAGEVQDRALSSRSSSRSKKETLASMLKKKKTAKDRLGQRLLNGRARDATVRQLTVAEDANYREAFPNQW, from the exons ATGAAATTGGTAACCCCAATGGAGGAAGAAACAGAGAAAATGGTGGTGGCAGGGTTAATTGATAAAGCCACCAACTCCACTAGACCGGAAGTTGATCCCCGCcttctcaaagccatcaaatcggtGGTCCGTTCCTCTGATTCGGAGCTCCGACTTGCCGCCCATACCCTAATGTCCCTAATGAAACGTGACCACTCTCAG GTACGATATCTCGCTCTTCTCATAATAGATGAACTCTTCATGCGCTCAAAACTTTTTAGAACTATTGTCGTCGAGAACTTGGATCAGTTACTCACTTTAAGTGTTGGGTTCAGAAGGACTCTGCCACTTCCACCTCCTGCTTCTGTTGCTTCTGTGTTACGCACCAAAGCAATTGAGTTCTTAGAGAAGTGGAATTCTTCATTTGGCATTCATTATAGGCAGCTCAGGTTGGGGTATGACTATTTGAAGAATACCCTCCGGTTTCAATTTCCAAACTTGCAAGCAAATGCAGCTAGGCTTCAGCAGGAAAGGAGGGAAAGAGAGATGAGGACAAAGGAGATCCTACTGAAGAAATTTGAAACCTTGAAGGAGAATCTTACTTCTATAAAGGATGAAATTCAGTTGACAGTTGATGAAATTGGTGAGTGTTTGAACATTTTAAGCACAAAGGATGAAGAAGATATATTGTTGCCTCCTTTAGATGATGAAGAAATTGTGGAGTTCCGCAACTCTGAACTCCGTCAAATCCGTCTTGATTCTTTGAAGGaaggagaaaaaataaaagaggaCAGTGAAAATAAAATTGTGTTTGATGCATTGAGGGAACTATTCAAGATTCTAGTGACAAAACATATGGTCACAGTGCAAGAATGGATCTCTGTTCTCATAAGAGTGGAAACAACAGACACTAGGTTTAGGGACTCCACATTAAAGGATCTTATTGATATTCATAATCATCTCAAATCAGTGAAGAAAAAATGTGAAGAATCTGGATGCACTCTGCCTAAATCTAGAAGTGCCGAGGAAGAAGACATTTGGGAAGAGGGTAATGTGGAAGCAGAAAATGGAAAATTACATAAAGTGCCTGACCAAGTTGGGGATTGTTCCTTGGGTCTGAATTTCAGTggaatgagagttgaagctcctGAATGTAGTAATCTTAACGTAAGAGGAAATGATAAGCTGCAGGTGGCCAATGGTGGCAATGAAACAGACACCTCTAGAGGTAAGCTTTTAGCTGAAGCTCCGGTTATGAGTTGGGGTTCTTTCTTAGATGATTGGGgatcaagatcaagcagtgatgTTTTAGCGAACCAAAGAGGATTAGATCTTGATGGCCATTGGGGTAGGGTGGACAGTGATGCTGTTATTCCTGCTGAAAAAATTGCAGAGTTGAAAGTCCATGCAACTGTTTATAGGGAAGATCCAATTGAAATCCAACCATGTCGGGCCCCTTTGAGAAATGGAGGACTGTGTCAGAGGAGAGATTTGAAAATTTGTCCATTTCACGGACCTATTATTCCTCGAGATGATGAAGGTAACCCAATTGATACAGGCCCATCAACAGAAGATCAGGCTGCAGAGTCGGAGCAACAAGAGCCCATCAATAGATGCTCTTCAGTAGAGGAGAAACTACATGATTTAGATGATAAACTTGTGGAAAAATTAGCCAAGCAGGCTGTAAAAAATGTCCGACAGAGAGACAAAGAGGACACAAAGAAGAGAGAGCATGAAAAGCAGATTTTGAAGCGGGCGAAGCTTGCAAAAGTTCGAGAACATAATCAAGAAGTTCTACGTGATGCTGCGCTGGCGTCAACCTCAAGATCCTTATATGCTGGAGAAGTTCAGGATAGAGCTTTGTCATCTAGATCTTCTTCCAGGAGTAAGAAAGAAACTCTGGCATCTatgttaaaaaagaaaaaaactgcCAAAGATAGATTGGGTCAAAGGCTTCTTAATGGCCGTGCTAGGGATGCTACAGTGCGGCAGTTAACGGTCGCTGAGGATGCTAATTACCGTGAAGCCTTTCCAAATCAGTGGTAG